The Prevotella sp. oral taxon 299 str. F0039 genome has a segment encoding these proteins:
- a CDS encoding metal-dependent transcriptional regulator gives MNKYITKLVTLLPFKNYSLNEHAQKRQKELQEDFIKQLYNLGGSISFADAFKQKKLLNVTQDELEKAIGAIVLTKEITANEQLELTEKGEQHALKLIRAHRIYEQYLAEHSGYAPTEWHQRANRMEHVISDEEQSRIASLLGNPLFDPHGDPIPTQSLAMMPNDTCELPLKEHTWWRITHVEDDNNKLFKQIADLGLTKDSMIYITEINSTSFSFRYEGEQMCLPLVALEAMNRVEVTKEEAESMPETRAQRLTTIEANEQATIVGLSPSCRGALRRRLMDLGFVKGSRIAIDMESPMRNPIAYVVRGTAIALRHDQAQYILIQNVRKVANDVQ, from the coding sequence ATTTTATTAAACAACTTTATAACCTTGGCGGTTCAATTTCGTTTGCAGATGCTTTTAAGCAGAAAAAGCTGTTGAACGTTACTCAAGACGAACTGGAAAAGGCAATAGGGGCTATTGTTTTAACAAAAGAGATTACAGCAAATGAGCAATTAGAGCTTACTGAAAAGGGCGAACAACACGCTCTTAAACTGATTAGAGCGCACCGCATTTACGAGCAATATCTTGCTGAACACTCTGGATATGCACCCACAGAATGGCACCAAAGGGCTAATCGTATGGAGCATGTCATATCAGATGAGGAACAAAGTCGCATTGCCTCTCTTTTAGGTAACCCTCTTTTCGACCCCCATGGCGACCCCATTCCCACTCAATCGCTCGCAATGATGCCTAACGATACTTGCGAATTGCCCTTGAAAGAGCACACCTGGTGGCGCATTACGCATGTAGAGGATGACAATAATAAGCTGTTTAAGCAGATTGCAGATTTGGGTTTAACCAAAGACTCAATGATTTATATCACCGAAATCAACAGCACCTCGTTCTCGTTTAGATACGAAGGCGAGCAGATGTGCCTACCTCTTGTTGCACTAGAGGCGATGAACAGGGTGGAAGTAACGAAGGAAGAAGCCGAGAGTATGCCTGAGACAAGGGCACAACGCCTAACAACTATTGAGGCAAACGAGCAAGCAACCATTGTGGGTTTGTCGCCTTCTTGTCGTGGAGCACTGCGCCGTAGGCTCATGGATTTGGGCTTTGTGAAAGGCAGTAGAATTGCTATTGACATGGAAAGTCCGATGAGAAATCCTATAGCTTACGTGGTTAGAGGCACAGCAATTGCCCTTCGACACGACCAAGCACAATACATTTTGATTCAAAACGTAAGAAAGGTGGCCAACGATGTGCAATAG
- a CDS encoding succinate dehydrogenase/fumarate reductase iron-sulfur subunit encodes MEKNISFTLKVWRQNGPKAKGHFDSFEMKDIPTDTSFLEMLDILNEQLIEEGKEPFVFDHDCREGICGMCSLYINGHPHGPATGATTCQLYMRRFNDGDVITVEPWRSAAFPVIKDCMVDRGAFDKIIQAGGYVTVRTGQPQDANSILIPKQDADEAMDCATCIGCGACVAACKNGSAMLFVSSKVSQLALLPQGKPEAARRAKAMMLKMEELGFGNCTNTQACEAECPKNESIANIARLNREFIMAKLND; translated from the coding sequence ATGGAAAAAAATATAAGTTTCACGCTAAAAGTATGGCGTCAGAATGGTCCTAAGGCAAAAGGACACTTCGATTCATTCGAAATGAAGGACATCCCTACAGATACTTCATTCCTCGAAATGCTCGACATCTTGAATGAGCAACTCATCGAAGAAGGTAAAGAACCATTTGTGTTCGACCACGATTGTAGAGAAGGTATCTGCGGTATGTGTTCACTTTACATCAATGGACACCCACACGGACCAGCTACAGGAGCAACAACTTGCCAATTATACATGCGCCGTTTCAATGATGGAGACGTAATAACCGTAGAGCCATGGCGTTCTGCTGCATTCCCAGTAATTAAGGATTGTATGGTAGATCGTGGTGCTTTCGATAAGATTATACAAGCAGGTGGATACGTAACAGTACGCACAGGCCAACCACAAGATGCAAACAGCATCCTCATTCCAAAGCAAGATGCCGACGAAGCAATGGATTGCGCAACATGTATCGGTTGTGGTGCTTGCGTTGCAGCATGTAAAAACGGTTCTGCAATGTTGTTTGTAAGTTCTAAGGTAAGTCAACTTGCACTTCTTCCACAAGGTAAACCAGAAGCAGCACGTCGTGCAAAGGCAATGATGTTGAAGATGGAAGAACTTGGATTCGGTAACTGTACAAACACTCAAGCATGCGAAGCAGAGTGTCCAAAGAACGAATCTATTGCCAATATCGCTCGTCTAAACCGTGAGTTTATCATGGCAAAGTTAAACGACTAA
- the feoB gene encoding ferrous iron transport protein B has product MNKITNNSPCANCAQANLHTLQRKGAQGIQSKYVIALAGNPNTGKSTVFNSLTGLKQHTGNWPGKTVGKAEGFFVYQDDAYRIVDLPGTYSLSSTSEDEEIARDFILFGNPDVTVMVADATRLERNMNMILQVLQITNKAVLCVNLLDEAKRNKIEVNLNALSRRLGIPVVGASARSGQGIDQLLAMTRAVAKGEYVCKPHRSIHLPAQTSALIQELSDKIKETFPDIHNAEWIAFRLIESDASVQERFSNAELNALAERIHLQIGNNFHDQWMEDIYAQAEEICREVVQQGNERGRLPLDIKLDRILTHRIWGFPIMVALLCCVFWLTIIGSNYPSTWINEILVGFAHPHLRELFMAMHSPEWLTGLMVDGVYLATAWVVSVMLPPMAIFFPLFTLLEDFGYLPRVAFNLDELFRRSGAHGKQALTMSMGFGCNAAGVVSTRIIDSSRERLIAIITNNFSLCNGRWPTQILLATLFIGAAVPSQYSNVVALLAVMAVVLAGVGFMFGSSWVLSRTVLRGEVSTFHLELPPYRPPQFWQTLYTSVIDRTLIVLWRALIFAAPAGALIWLCCNITVGDVSIAQHLISFLDAPGWLMGLNGVILLAYILAIPANEIVIPTILMLTMLVLGPADFASSGVLMEGTDEQTKMILLKGGWNLLTAVCVMVFCLLHHPCSTTIYTIYKETRSVKWTALATLLPLSLGIIVTMLIAFIWRLVA; this is encoded by the coding sequence ATGAACAAAATAACAAACAATAGTCCTTGCGCCAATTGCGCACAAGCAAACCTGCACACTTTGCAGCGAAAAGGAGCACAAGGAATACAATCTAAATATGTAATTGCACTGGCAGGCAACCCCAATACGGGTAAAAGTACGGTGTTTAATAGTCTTACTGGCTTGAAACAACACACAGGAAACTGGCCTGGAAAAACTGTAGGTAAGGCAGAAGGGTTCTTTGTTTATCAAGATGATGCCTATCGAATTGTGGACCTTCCTGGCACTTATTCGTTGTCATCTACGAGTGAAGACGAAGAAATTGCACGTGACTTTATTCTCTTTGGCAATCCTGATGTAACCGTGATGGTGGCAGATGCAACCCGATTAGAGCGCAATATGAACATGATTTTGCAGGTGTTGCAAATCACTAACAAAGCCGTTCTGTGCGTAAACTTGTTAGACGAGGCAAAAAGAAACAAGATTGAGGTGAATCTCAATGCACTTTCTCGTCGTTTAGGTATTCCTGTTGTGGGAGCATCGGCACGTTCTGGACAAGGAATAGACCAGCTTTTGGCAATGACAAGGGCTGTGGCTAAGGGCGAATATGTGTGCAAACCTCATCGAAGCATCCATCTTCCTGCTCAAACAAGCGCCCTTATTCAAGAATTATCGGATAAGATAAAGGAGACGTTTCCTGACATTCACAATGCCGAATGGATTGCTTTTAGACTAATTGAAAGCGATGCAAGCGTGCAAGAACGCTTTAGTAACGCTGAATTAAACGCCCTTGCAGAACGCATTCACTTGCAAATTGGCAATAACTTTCACGACCAATGGATGGAAGATATCTATGCACAAGCAGAAGAAATATGCCGAGAAGTGGTGCAACAAGGTAACGAACGAGGTAGACTTCCATTAGATATCAAGCTCGACCGCATTCTAACGCACCGTATTTGGGGCTTTCCTATCATGGTGGCACTACTCTGTTGTGTTTTTTGGCTCACGATAATAGGTTCTAACTACCCTTCTACTTGGATCAATGAGATATTGGTTGGCTTTGCACATCCACATCTTAGAGAGTTGTTTATGGCGATGCATTCGCCTGAATGGCTCACGGGTTTAATGGTAGATGGCGTGTATTTGGCTACGGCTTGGGTTGTGTCTGTGATGCTTCCACCGATGGCTATCTTCTTTCCTCTATTCACTTTACTAGAGGATTTCGGCTATCTTCCACGTGTTGCGTTTAACCTTGACGAGCTATTTCGTCGTTCGGGAGCGCACGGAAAGCAGGCTCTTACAATGAGTATGGGCTTTGGTTGTAATGCAGCAGGCGTGGTTTCTACTCGTATTATCGACAGTAGTAGAGAGCGACTCATTGCAATTATCACCAATAACTTTTCGCTTTGCAATGGTCGTTGGCCCACTCAAATCCTCCTTGCAACACTCTTTATAGGTGCAGCAGTGCCTTCGCAATATAGTAATGTGGTGGCTCTTTTGGCGGTGATGGCGGTTGTTTTGGCGGGAGTAGGCTTTATGTTTGGTAGCTCGTGGGTGCTTTCTAGAACGGTGTTGCGTGGCGAAGTATCGACATTTCACCTCGAATTGCCTCCTTATCGTCCACCTCAATTCTGGCAAACGCTCTACACCTCGGTCATAGATCGCACACTCATTGTGCTTTGGCGTGCTCTTATTTTCGCCGCTCCAGCAGGTGCTTTGATTTGGTTATGCTGTAATATCACTGTGGGCGACGTTAGTATTGCTCAGCACTTGATATCGTTTTTAGACGCTCCAGGGTGGCTAATGGGCTTAAATGGCGTTATTCTTTTGGCTTATATCTTAGCTATTCCTGCCAATGAGATTGTGATCCCAACGATATTAATGCTCACTATGCTGGTGTTAGGCCCTGCAGATTTCGCCTCATCGGGCGTGTTAATGGAAGGAACAGACGAGCAAACGAAAATGATTTTATTGAAAGGTGGTTGGAACTTGCTTACTGCTGTGTGCGTGATGGTGTTCTGTTTGTTGCATCACCCATGTAGTACAACGATTTATACGATATACAAAGAGACGAGAAGTGTGAAGTGGACGGCTCTTGCAACCTTGCTTCCGCTCTCCTTAGGTATCATCGTTACGATGCTCATCGCCTTTATTTGGCGTTTGGTGGCATAG